In one Mycobacteroides chelonae genomic region, the following are encoded:
- a CDS encoding TIGR03364 family FAD-dependent oxidoreductase — translation MRVVVVGGGILGTAHAWAAIERGHHVVQLERESEARGATVRNFGLVWVSGRSPRELEVAQRSRDLWQGIAKSVPGTGFRAIGSLTLLQTQEEVAVAEEVMARSDAGARGFTLLDPEAVQRCNPALRGKFLAGLHCARDGAVESRVALPAMRLHLKETGRYSFRPGAEARSVDATSDGVSVRADDGEVYRADAVVMCAGAAHGGLVRELLGDFPVRRVRLQMMQTASLGEELTTAIADGDSLRYYPAFAGDALDALNAVQLQEPTAAEYKMQLLCVQRLHGGLTIGDTHEYTEPFAFDVDEAPYRHLINRAEELLGRKLPPVVRRWAGVYSQCADPNEIVYRREAAPGVWVVTGPGGRGMTLGPAIGADTADLMNL, via the coding sequence ATGCGAGTGGTGGTTGTTGGTGGCGGGATTCTGGGAACGGCCCATGCGTGGGCTGCGATTGAGCGCGGACACCACGTGGTGCAGCTGGAACGTGAATCCGAAGCCCGTGGGGCCACCGTCCGGAATTTCGGCCTGGTGTGGGTTTCCGGCAGGTCGCCCCGAGAACTGGAGGTCGCACAACGGTCTCGGGATCTCTGGCAGGGGATCGCGAAATCGGTTCCGGGTACCGGCTTCCGGGCAATCGGATCGCTTACCTTATTGCAGACACAGGAAGAGGTGGCTGTCGCCGAAGAGGTGATGGCGCGCTCCGATGCCGGTGCGCGTGGATTCACGCTGCTCGACCCGGAGGCTGTCCAGCGGTGTAACCCCGCACTACGCGGAAAGTTCCTCGCCGGGCTGCATTGCGCTCGGGACGGCGCCGTCGAGTCACGCGTGGCGCTGCCGGCCATGCGGTTACACCTCAAGGAGACGGGGCGGTACTCCTTCCGGCCCGGCGCGGAGGCCCGGTCGGTCGACGCCACATCCGACGGAGTCTCGGTTCGTGCTGACGACGGTGAGGTGTACCGCGCGGATGCGGTCGTCATGTGTGCCGGGGCGGCGCACGGCGGACTGGTGCGAGAGTTACTGGGCGACTTCCCGGTTCGCCGGGTGCGGTTGCAGATGATGCAGACCGCCTCACTCGGTGAGGAGCTGACCACGGCGATCGCGGACGGAGACAGCCTGCGTTATTACCCGGCATTCGCCGGTGATGCGCTCGACGCCCTGAATGCCGTGCAGCTTCAGGAACCGACGGCTGCCGAGTACAAGATGCAGCTGCTGTGCGTGCAAAGACTGCACGGCGGACTGACAATCGGGGACACCCACGAGTACACCGAACCCTTCGCCTTCGACGTTGACGAGGCTCCGTACCGGCACCTCATCAACAGGGCCGAGGAACTGTTGGGGCGCAAGCTCCCTCCAGTGGTGCGGCGGTGGGCGGGTGTCTACTCCCAATGCGCCGACCCGAACGAGATCGTCTATCGGCGCGAGGCGGCGCCCGGGGTGTGGGTGGTGACGGGCCCCGGCGGGCGCGGGATGACCCTCGGTCCGGCCATCGGTGCGGACACAGCTGACCTGATGAACCTCTAG
- a CDS encoding GntR family transcriptional regulator — MTSDVRLPKHYRVRTELDHILSALSEGDSVPPERDLAERFEVSRETVRQALHELLMEGRIERRGRGTVVSAPKLVQPLSLRSYTEGAQSQGRTPGRLLVTWEDITGDPDLCRDLGIRNSSTVMHLERVLLADGAKLGLESTYLPKSRFGSLRNTFDPGTSLYEAIRELGVGFGSAVERIETVLASPREASLLDTSTAMPMLLLHRRTLDTDGRPIECVRSLFRGDRVAFEAVLKE; from the coding sequence ATGACTTCTGACGTGCGACTTCCCAAGCATTACCGCGTACGCACCGAACTCGACCACATCCTTTCGGCACTGAGCGAAGGAGATTCAGTTCCGCCCGAGCGCGATCTCGCCGAACGATTCGAGGTGTCACGCGAGACCGTCCGCCAGGCGCTGCACGAGCTGCTCATGGAAGGGCGCATCGAGCGACGCGGACGAGGAACCGTGGTATCTGCGCCGAAGCTGGTGCAGCCTTTATCGTTACGGTCATACACCGAGGGCGCCCAGAGCCAGGGCCGAACCCCCGGGCGACTGCTGGTCACCTGGGAGGACATCACCGGAGACCCGGACCTATGCCGGGACCTCGGCATCCGGAACTCCTCGACGGTGATGCACCTGGAACGCGTACTGCTGGCCGATGGTGCCAAGCTCGGGCTGGAAAGCACCTATCTACCCAAATCGCGGTTCGGCTCATTGCGCAACACTTTCGATCCCGGCACCTCGCTGTACGAGGCCATACGCGAACTGGGAGTCGGGTTCGGCAGTGCCGTCGAGCGCATCGAAACGGTGCTCGCATCACCACGCGAGGCATCACTTCTGGACACCTCGACAGCTATGCCCATGCTCCTTCTGCACCGACGCACGCTCGACACCGACGGACGACCGATCGAATGCGTGCGCTCACTCTTCCGGGGTGACCGCGTGGCCTTCGAGGCAGTCCTAAAGGAATGA
- a CDS encoding 2-aminoethylphosphonate ABC transporter substrate-binding protein, with protein sequence MRVLRFVSTVTVALTVSGCGGTGGGTGPNSVTVYSADGLGSWYETQFEKFTQSTGISVNLVEAGSAEVVSRVAKERANPQADLLVTLPPFIQKAARSDLLVGAGVDVSAVAENNRDTDGRYVAIVDNYLTFIANPAAELKDARWSDFLSPRFKGKLQYSTPGQAGDGTAMLVLLQHLMGEQGAVDYLRKLQHNNVGPSSSTGKLQPKVSNAELWVANGDVQMNLASIREDRSNFSVFIPATDDGSRSTVSLPYVAGITKGAPRLESAKKLLDYLLSVGVQQTVSGEALGMPVRTDVRPETGPNTPAEVLEGVNIWHPDWNQVLDTLDASFIAYQKATGS encoded by the coding sequence ATGCGGGTGCTGAGGTTCGTATCGACCGTGACAGTTGCCCTGACGGTAAGCGGCTGCGGCGGCACCGGTGGTGGGACCGGTCCGAACTCGGTCACCGTGTACAGCGCGGACGGGCTCGGCTCGTGGTACGAGACTCAATTCGAGAAATTCACCCAAAGTACCGGAATATCCGTGAATCTCGTGGAAGCCGGTTCTGCTGAGGTGGTCTCACGGGTCGCCAAGGAGAGGGCCAACCCGCAGGCCGACCTGCTGGTGACGTTGCCGCCCTTCATCCAGAAGGCGGCAAGAAGTGATCTACTCGTTGGCGCCGGGGTTGACGTCTCCGCGGTAGCCGAGAACAACCGAGACACTGATGGTAGATACGTCGCGATTGTCGACAACTATCTGACGTTCATCGCGAACCCTGCCGCGGAGCTGAAAGATGCGCGTTGGAGCGACTTTCTGAGTCCTAGGTTCAAGGGCAAACTTCAGTATTCGACACCCGGGCAGGCCGGGGACGGTACCGCCATGTTGGTCCTCCTGCAGCACCTCATGGGAGAGCAGGGTGCCGTCGACTATCTCAGAAAGCTGCAGCACAACAACGTTGGACCGTCCAGCTCCACAGGCAAGCTTCAGCCCAAGGTCAGTAATGCAGAACTATGGGTGGCCAACGGGGACGTTCAGATGAACCTCGCATCGATCCGCGAAGACCGCTCGAACTTCTCGGTGTTCATCCCCGCGACCGATGATGGTTCCCGCTCAACGGTTTCCCTTCCGTATGTCGCTGGAATCACCAAGGGTGCCCCGCGCCTGGAGAGCGCGAAAAAGCTGCTCGACTACTTGCTGTCCGTGGGCGTTCAGCAGACCGTCTCTGGTGAGGCATTGGGGATGCCGGTACGTACCGACGTACGACCCGAGACAGGACCCAACACGCCGGCGGAAGTCCTGGAGGGAGTGAATATCTGGCATCCGGACTGGAATCAGGTGCTCGACACCCTCGATGCGTCATTCATTGCCTACCAGAAAGCGACCGGGAGCTGA
- a CDS encoding HD family phosphohydrolase, with the protein MDTVDELEAVLMSLRGIWDEEAVDELDHALQAGYLAHADRADDELLLASVLHDIGHSPLLGPAADHRHDSIAREWLTPRLGKRVGWLAGSHVAAKRYLALTDSDYASHLSAASVASLASQGGAGADSRWSEHPWWPDALRLRRFDDGAKIPGAKGLSIPHVLALARKVVTRHDF; encoded by the coding sequence GTGGACACCGTCGATGAACTCGAAGCAGTGCTGATGTCACTGCGCGGGATATGGGACGAGGAGGCCGTCGACGAGCTCGACCATGCCCTGCAGGCCGGATACCTCGCCCACGCCGACCGCGCGGACGATGAGCTGCTGCTCGCATCGGTTCTGCACGACATCGGGCACAGTCCGCTCCTCGGCCCCGCCGCCGACCACCGACACGACTCCATCGCGCGTGAATGGCTTACCCCTCGCCTCGGGAAACGGGTTGGGTGGCTTGCCGGTTCGCACGTCGCGGCCAAGCGGTACCTCGCGCTGACCGATTCCGACTACGCGTCGCATCTGTCCGCCGCATCCGTGGCATCGCTGGCCAGCCAGGGCGGAGCCGGCGCAGATAGCAGATGGAGTGAGCACCCGTGGTGGCCCGATGCACTCCGGCTGCGCCGGTTCGACGATGGAGCGAAGATTCCCGGGGCCAAGGGGCTTTCCATTCCCCACGTGCTCGCACTGGCCCGAAAGGTGGTGACACGGCATGACTTCTGA
- a CDS encoding ABC transporter ATP-binding protein, protein MDRSAEFSSPKRFVGDVLAGTPVEPAPRAGAAADAPAIVFDHVTVTYGRGKKRSEALRNFNLRIARGETVALLGPSGSGKSTALKALAGFVRPTFGTVRLDGHDVTDLPPAKRGIGVVVQSYALFPHMRVRDNVAFGLRARRTKSGHIAARVDEALAMVSMSRYADRYPRELSGGQQQRVAIARALAIRPRVLLLDEPLAALDAQLRQSMVAELQQLQKTLSDTAMLYVTHDQSEALALADRIAVMRNAELVDIDTARNLWTRPPSDFTANFLGGANLIPCTVGRVSGESALVSVGDKVLSVIAPKPEVGRDPWAPGANAMVCVRPHTLAVVAATEPGALHARVAAQVWRGASTRLSLAVNGFPDQLIDVDVPGHGDFPPDSAVGVKFPEPAGVLVTIPGEAE, encoded by the coding sequence ATGGACCGCAGTGCCGAATTCTCCTCGCCTAAAAGGTTTGTCGGCGATGTCCTCGCCGGGACTCCAGTCGAACCTGCCCCGCGTGCTGGCGCTGCCGCGGACGCACCGGCGATCGTCTTCGACCATGTGACCGTCACCTATGGCCGCGGTAAGAAGAGGTCCGAAGCGTTGCGAAACTTCAACCTGCGTATCGCCCGTGGTGAAACGGTGGCCCTTCTTGGACCCAGTGGATCGGGAAAGTCCACCGCGCTCAAGGCACTCGCCGGCTTCGTGCGGCCAACCTTCGGCACGGTCAGGCTGGATGGGCACGACGTGACGGACCTACCGCCCGCGAAACGAGGAATCGGCGTAGTTGTGCAGTCCTATGCACTGTTTCCTCATATGCGCGTGCGAGACAACGTTGCCTTCGGTTTGCGGGCACGTAGAACCAAATCCGGCCACATCGCGGCGCGCGTCGACGAGGCGCTGGCGATGGTGAGCATGTCCAGGTATGCCGACCGCTATCCCCGCGAGTTGTCCGGCGGTCAGCAGCAGCGCGTGGCCATTGCACGCGCGCTGGCAATCCGGCCCCGGGTGCTGCTTCTGGATGAACCGCTTGCCGCCCTGGATGCTCAGTTGCGTCAGTCGATGGTCGCCGAGCTGCAGCAGCTACAAAAGACCTTGTCGGATACCGCCATGCTGTACGTCACCCACGACCAAAGCGAGGCATTGGCGTTGGCAGACCGGATTGCCGTCATGCGCAACGCGGAGCTGGTCGATATCGATACCGCGCGGAACCTGTGGACCCGGCCGCCCTCCGATTTCACCGCGAACTTCCTCGGTGGCGCGAACCTGATCCCCTGCACCGTCGGACGGGTGTCGGGGGAGTCGGCACTGGTCTCGGTGGGGGACAAGGTACTGAGCGTCATCGCGCCAAAGCCCGAAGTGGGCCGTGACCCCTGGGCCCCCGGAGCCAATGCGATGGTGTGCGTGCGCCCACACACACTTGCCGTGGTTGCCGCGACCGAACCGGGTGCACTGCACGCACGCGTGGCCGCGCAGGTGTGGCGCGGAGCATCGACCAGGCTGTCGCTCGCGGTGAATGGATTTCCCGACCAGCTCATTGACGTGGACGTGCCCGGGCATGGCGACTTTCCACCGGATTCGGCTGTCGGCGTGAAGTTCCCGGAGCCGGCCGGAGTTCTGGTCACCATTCCGGGGGAGGCGGAATGA
- a CDS encoding phosphonatase-like hydrolase: MSDIPIRLAVLDMAGTTVADGGLVLKAFETAATAGGIEEVGPERDRARQYVIDTMGQSKIAVFRHLLGDEDRAQHANRTFEDAYDRLIGDGHARPIDGAVEAISTLRKAGVKVALTTGFSASTKEKLLAALGWADIADLTLAPSEAGRGRPYPDLVLTSVLRLEVNDVREVAVLGDTSSDVLAGHRAGAQIVAGTLTGAHDAAQLSTAQPTHIVHSVGDFADIVLHRI; encoded by the coding sequence ATGTCCGATATTCCTATTCGTCTTGCCGTGCTCGACATGGCCGGCACCACGGTCGCCGATGGTGGATTGGTGCTCAAGGCATTCGAGACGGCGGCTACCGCCGGTGGTATCGAGGAGGTGGGTCCTGAACGTGATCGCGCCCGTCAGTACGTCATCGACACCATGGGGCAATCGAAGATCGCCGTGTTCCGCCATCTACTCGGCGACGAGGACAGGGCTCAACATGCGAACCGGACCTTCGAGGACGCGTACGACAGGCTCATCGGAGACGGTCATGCCAGGCCGATTGACGGTGCGGTGGAGGCTATTTCGACGCTCAGAAAAGCCGGCGTCAAAGTCGCGCTCACAACGGGCTTCAGCGCCTCCACCAAGGAGAAGCTACTGGCGGCGCTGGGATGGGCCGACATCGCAGACTTGACACTGGCGCCTTCGGAGGCCGGGAGGGGCAGGCCCTACCCGGACCTGGTGCTGACGTCCGTGCTTCGTCTGGAAGTCAATGATGTTCGCGAGGTCGCGGTCCTGGGCGACACCTCGAGCGATGTGTTGGCCGGTCATCGCGCCGGCGCGCAGATTGTCGCCGGGACACTGACCGGCGCTCATGATGCCGCCCAGCTCAGCACCGCGCAGCCTACGCACATCGTGCACTCGGTGGGAGATTTTGCCGACATCGTCCTGCATCGAATCTGA
- a CDS encoding molybdopterin-dependent oxidoreductase codes for MNTTNWLPTACILCECNCGIVVQTEGRTLAKIRGDKDHPASKGYTCNKALRLDHYQNNADRLTSPMRRRPDGTYEEIDWDTAIVEIAEGFKHIRDSYGGDKIFYYGGGGQGNHLGGAYSGAFLKAIGSKYRSNALAQEKTGEAWIDKNLYGGHTRGEFEHAEVSVFVGKNPWMSQSFPRARVVLNEIAKDPQRSMIVIDPVITDTAKMADFHLRVRPGADAWCLAALAAVLVQENLCDEAFLAAHVNGTEEVRDALRAVPIDDYAQRCGVAADLIRAAARRIAAAESVAVFEDLGIQQAPNSTLSSYLNKMLWILTGSFAKRGGQHLHSWMAPLMGGFFGNTPVTGARIIGGLVPSNVIPDEILTDHPDRFRAMVVESSNPAHSLADSARCKEAFQALELLVVVDVAMTETARLAHYVLPAATQFEKVEATFFNLEFPHNTFQLRHPLLEPEPGTLPEPEIWARLVRALGVVDDADLQPLRDAAAQGRDAYLQAFFAVLANPALGPLAPYILYETLGPTLPKGLEGAAALWGLAQKAMMTYPQAVARAGHSDGNALFDAILNSPSGVTFTVHEYEDDFALITHADHKIALAIPEMLDEIRGLASRPAQLTTPEFPIVLSAGERRAYTANDILRNPSWRKRDQQGALRISQEDAQQLGIADGDRVRISTAAGSAEATVEISDMMQAGHASLPNGFGLDYTDESGETHVPGVAPNVLTSSAWRDEYAGTPWHKHVPARLDTLTAAL; via the coding sequence ATGAACACCACCAATTGGTTACCCACCGCCTGCATCCTGTGTGAGTGCAACTGCGGCATCGTGGTGCAGACCGAGGGGCGCACACTTGCCAAGATTCGCGGCGACAAGGACCACCCCGCGAGCAAGGGATACACCTGCAACAAGGCATTGCGCCTGGATCACTACCAGAACAATGCCGATCGACTGACCTCACCGATGCGCCGCCGACCCGACGGTACCTATGAGGAAATCGATTGGGATACGGCCATTGTCGAGATCGCCGAGGGCTTCAAGCACATCCGTGACAGCTATGGCGGAGACAAGATCTTTTATTACGGTGGGGGCGGTCAGGGCAATCACCTGGGTGGGGCCTATAGCGGTGCCTTCCTGAAGGCCATCGGATCCAAGTACCGCTCTAACGCGCTGGCACAGGAGAAGACGGGCGAGGCCTGGATCGACAAGAACTTGTACGGCGGGCACACCCGCGGTGAGTTCGAGCACGCCGAGGTGTCGGTCTTCGTTGGTAAGAACCCCTGGATGTCGCAGAGCTTCCCGCGGGCGCGAGTGGTGCTCAACGAGATCGCCAAGGATCCGCAACGGTCGATGATCGTCATCGACCCGGTCATCACCGACACCGCCAAGATGGCCGACTTCCACCTGCGAGTGCGCCCCGGCGCCGACGCCTGGTGCCTTGCGGCACTGGCCGCGGTACTGGTGCAGGAAAATCTCTGTGACGAAGCTTTTCTCGCGGCACATGTCAACGGCACCGAGGAGGTTCGCGATGCCTTGCGTGCGGTACCGATCGACGACTATGCGCAGCGCTGCGGCGTGGCGGCAGACCTCATTCGCGCGGCGGCGCGCCGGATAGCCGCTGCCGAGAGCGTGGCGGTCTTCGAAGACCTCGGGATTCAGCAGGCGCCCAACAGCACGCTCAGTTCCTATCTGAACAAGATGCTATGGATCCTCACCGGAAGCTTCGCCAAACGCGGTGGACAACATCTGCATTCGTGGATGGCGCCGCTCATGGGTGGTTTCTTCGGCAACACCCCGGTGACCGGGGCCCGCATCATCGGGGGCCTGGTGCCGTCCAACGTCATTCCCGACGAGATCCTCACCGATCATCCCGACCGGTTCCGTGCGATGGTTGTCGAGAGCAGCAATCCCGCGCATTCCCTTGCGGATTCGGCCCGATGCAAGGAGGCCTTCCAGGCCCTGGAGCTGCTCGTCGTCGTCGACGTGGCGATGACCGAAACGGCCCGCCTCGCTCACTATGTGCTGCCTGCTGCCACCCAGTTCGAGAAGGTAGAAGCAACATTTTTCAACCTGGAGTTCCCGCACAACACTTTTCAGCTGCGGCACCCGCTGCTGGAACCCGAGCCAGGAACCTTGCCCGAGCCGGAGATCTGGGCGCGATTGGTCCGGGCATTGGGAGTGGTCGACGATGCGGACTTGCAGCCGCTGCGTGATGCTGCCGCACAGGGTCGGGATGCCTACCTGCAGGCGTTCTTCGCGGTGCTGGCCAATCCGGCACTCGGCCCGCTGGCTCCGTACATCCTGTACGAGACCCTCGGTCCGACCCTGCCCAAGGGGCTGGAGGGTGCCGCCGCGCTGTGGGGTCTGGCGCAGAAGGCGATGATGACTTATCCGCAGGCGGTGGCACGGGCGGGCCACTCGGACGGCAACGCGCTCTTCGATGCCATATTGAACAGCCCATCGGGCGTGACTTTCACCGTTCACGAGTACGAAGATGACTTCGCACTGATCACGCATGCGGATCACAAGATTGCCCTCGCAATCCCCGAAATGCTGGACGAAATTAGAGGATTGGCCTCGAGACCGGCGCAGCTGACGACTCCGGAGTTTCCGATTGTGTTGTCGGCGGGCGAGCGACGGGCGTACACCGCCAACGACATCCTGCGCAATCCGTCCTGGCGTAAACGTGATCAACAGGGCGCACTGCGGATAAGCCAGGAGGATGCCCAACAGCTCGGCATAGCCGACGGTGATCGGGTGCGCATCTCCACGGCGGCGGGTAGCGCGGAGGCCACCGTCGAGATCAGCGACATGATGCAGGCAGGTCATGCCTCACTCCCGAACGGATTCGGCCTCGACTACACCGACGAGTCCGGTGAAACGCACGTGCCGGGCGTGGCACCGAACGTCCTGACCTCCTCTGCCTGGCGTGACGAGTACGCGGGTACCCCGTGGCATAAGCATGTTCCCGCGCGCTTGGACACGTTGACCGCCGCCCTCTAA
- a CDS encoding 2-aminoethylphosphonate ABC transporter permease subunit, whose translation MTAVLDHANPTDAAPGREPRRTVPMLWALPPLLVMIVIIVYPLLRVLSNSADGEGNSTWLAVLTSTLFQRALVSTAQIAVLTTIGCLVLGTFIAIVLSFVPFPGSELVGRLIDTVLALPSFLITLAFTFLYGTAGAVNAVVAGISGGARPLDFLSSSTGVILAEITFFTPFVVRPLLAAFATVPREQLDVAASLGASPWRVLRTVLMPEAWPALMAGGSLVLLLALNEFGIVLFTGAKEVVTLPVLIYTRGIVTFDLPGAAVIATVQVALSLALYGLYRIIFSRMVSGRTALHPKGA comes from the coding sequence ATGACCGCGGTTCTGGACCATGCCAATCCTACGGACGCAGCACCCGGTAGGGAACCACGACGGACCGTACCCATGCTGTGGGCGCTGCCGCCGCTTCTCGTCATGATCGTCATCATCGTGTACCCGTTGCTGCGAGTGTTGTCGAATTCCGCTGACGGAGAGGGGAACAGCACGTGGCTGGCGGTGCTGACCTCAACGCTGTTCCAGCGTGCCCTGGTGAGCACGGCGCAGATCGCGGTGCTCACCACCATCGGTTGCCTGGTGTTGGGGACTTTTATTGCCATCGTGCTGTCCTTCGTACCGTTTCCGGGGTCGGAACTGGTCGGACGACTGATCGACACCGTCCTGGCGCTTCCGTCCTTTCTGATCACCCTCGCCTTCACCTTTCTGTACGGCACCGCGGGTGCGGTCAACGCTGTCGTCGCGGGTATCTCCGGAGGAGCGCGTCCGCTGGATTTCCTGTCCAGTTCCACCGGAGTGATCCTGGCCGAGATCACCTTCTTCACGCCGTTTGTGGTGCGCCCCTTGCTGGCCGCTTTCGCGACAGTCCCACGTGAACAGTTGGATGTTGCCGCGAGCCTCGGGGCATCACCGTGGCGGGTGCTGCGCACGGTACTGATGCCGGAAGCCTGGCCGGCCCTGATGGCGGGCGGCAGCTTGGTATTACTTCTGGCGCTCAATGAGTTCGGGATCGTCCTATTCACAGGTGCCAAGGAAGTCGTAACACTGCCGGTCCTGATCTACACCCGGGGCATCGTCACCTTCGATCTGCCGGGCGCGGCAGTCATCGCGACCGTTCAGGTAGCGCTGTCACTTGCGTTGTACGGCCTGTACCGGATCATCTTCTCGCGCATGGTGTCCGGGCGGACTGCGCTTCATCCCAAGGGGGCATGA
- a CDS encoding TetR/AcrR family transcriptional regulator, whose product MVPRGEARTAAILDTALRVLVADGYERFTIDSVAAQAHASKTTIYRRWSNKAELVKAALDAHDASCNDQVPDTGSLRGDLIATLDMLRRKTASIPPTLYTDLMRAMEHDAELADAINRHLTDPGLSPFDAPLSRAIPRGEARADVDRELIHDVAEAMLTHRLTMRATVDGTFIRRLVDDVLIVLVRGGVS is encoded by the coding sequence ATGGTGCCACGAGGCGAAGCGCGCACCGCGGCGATACTCGATACCGCCCTGCGGGTGCTGGTAGCTGACGGATACGAACGTTTCACCATCGATTCCGTCGCCGCACAGGCGCATGCCAGCAAGACGACCATCTACCGCAGGTGGAGCAACAAGGCCGAACTGGTCAAAGCCGCACTCGATGCTCACGACGCGAGCTGCAACGACCAGGTTCCCGATACCGGCTCGCTGCGGGGCGACCTCATTGCAACACTGGACATGCTGCGCCGCAAGACCGCGTCGATACCGCCGACCCTGTACACAGACCTCATGCGTGCCATGGAGCATGACGCGGAGTTGGCCGACGCCATCAACAGGCACCTGACCGATCCGGGCCTGTCCCCCTTCGATGCGCCATTGTCCCGAGCGATTCCGCGGGGCGAGGCGCGCGCCGATGTCGACCGCGAGCTGATCCACGATGTCGCCGAGGCAATGCTCACACATCGGCTGACCATGAGAGCGACGGTGGACGGCACCTTCATCCGTCGGCTCGTCGACGATGTGCTGATCGTGCTTGTTCGGGGCGGAGTTTCATGA
- a CDS encoding FAD-dependent monooxygenase, translating into MTVVIAGAGPTGLTLACELSRRGIGCRVLEKAPGLFPGSRGKGLSPRTQEVFDDLGVADAIQSGGMKMPSFRIYAGREIVAERTLMEMLGSEIPSGPGVPYPGFWMVPQWRTDEILLNRLRELGGDVEFNCEVTGFDQNIDGVTVTVMRDGTPDRIRSSYLVGTDGGRSTVRKVLGVGFAGETFKSERTLIGDVRADGLDGEFCHVMTRGGQVSERFSLWNLPNSDHYQFVASMAADDVPPPTLEAVQALLVERSGREDIVLHDLRWISRYRVNTRMVDRFREGRVFLAGDAAHVHSSAGGQGLNTSVQDAYNLGWKLAAVIAGGPECLLETYEEERMPVAASVLGMSTDLHHRNFEPSNDPAPQLHQMDITYRQSSLAVDDRPAPGTLRAGDRAPDALLPEGRRLFDVLRGTHFTLLTADGRATDIPDVQVAPVTPSTDYDITASTFILVRPDGYIGVMTESEETVRRYLTRVR; encoded by the coding sequence ATGACCGTGGTGATTGCAGGGGCGGGCCCCACGGGCCTGACGCTGGCCTGCGAATTATCGCGACGCGGCATTGGGTGCCGAGTGTTGGAGAAGGCGCCCGGCCTGTTTCCGGGCTCTCGCGGCAAGGGTTTGTCGCCGCGCACCCAAGAGGTGTTCGACGACCTGGGAGTTGCCGACGCGATCCAGTCCGGTGGCATGAAGATGCCGTCATTCCGTATCTATGCCGGACGCGAGATAGTGGCCGAGCGCACGCTGATGGAGATGCTGGGATCGGAGATTCCGTCGGGACCGGGGGTTCCCTACCCGGGCTTCTGGATGGTGCCGCAATGGCGCACCGATGAGATCCTGCTCAACCGATTGCGTGAACTCGGTGGCGACGTTGAATTCAATTGTGAAGTAACGGGTTTCGATCAGAATATTGACGGGGTCACAGTCACGGTAATGCGGGACGGGACTCCCGACCGGATACGATCCTCATACCTCGTTGGCACCGACGGCGGGCGGAGCACGGTACGCAAGGTTCTCGGCGTCGGTTTCGCCGGAGAAACCTTCAAAAGCGAACGGACACTGATCGGTGATGTCCGTGCCGACGGCCTAGACGGCGAGTTCTGTCACGTGATGACACGGGGCGGTCAGGTATCGGAACGCTTCTCGCTATGGAATCTGCCGAACAGTGACCATTACCAGTTTGTCGCGAGCATGGCCGCCGACGACGTTCCCCCACCGACCCTTGAGGCGGTGCAGGCTCTCCTGGTCGAGCGGTCCGGACGCGAAGACATTGTGCTGCATGATCTCCGGTGGATATCGCGGTATCGGGTAAATACGCGGATGGTGGACAGGTTCCGGGAGGGCCGGGTGTTTCTGGCCGGTGATGCCGCTCATGTGCACTCCTCGGCGGGCGGCCAGGGTCTGAACACCAGCGTGCAGGATGCCTACAACTTGGGCTGGAAGCTGGCGGCAGTCATCGCGGGCGGTCCCGAGTGTCTGCTGGAAACGTACGAAGAGGAGCGGATGCCGGTAGCCGCATCGGTACTGGGGATGAGCACGGATCTGCATCATCGCAACTTCGAACCGTCGAATGACCCTGCACCACAGCTCCATCAGATGGATATCACGTATCGGCAGAGCTCACTGGCCGTCGACGACCGGCCCGCCCCCGGCACGTTACGGGCCGGCGACCGGGCTCCCGATGCACTATTGCCGGAAGGCCGTCGACTCTTCGACGTGCTCCGGGGTACACACTTCACGCTCCTCACAGCGGACGGCCGGGCCACCGATATCCCTGACGTGCAGGTAGCGCCCGTCACGCCGTCGACCGATTACGACATCACCGCGTCGACCTTCATCTTGGTGCGCCCAGACGGATACATCGGCGTCATGACCGAATCCGAGGAGACCGTCCGGAGGTATCTCACTCGGGTGCGTTAG